A window of Haloarcula marismortui ATCC 43049 genomic DNA:
CTCTATTGTCACAGTCGTTTGTTCGCCGGCGTTAAGCCGGACGGTCCGGGAAGCAACCGGGTCGCCGTCAACAGTGACCGTCAGCGTCTGTTCGGCGGTTTCGTCGGTCGGGTTCTCGACTGTCGCTCGCGCCGACGTGTTGAAACCGGCCCGGACCCAGTCAGCCATCAGCGACGCATCAGCAACGGTGAGTTCTGCGGGCGTCGACGTCGACATATTTGTATCCGAAGAGTCGGCTGTCATCGGAGTGGACGCATTAGCGGCCGGGGAAACGACAGCGATGGTTGATAGATTGGACGCCGTCGCCCGAATGGACTTGTTCGTCGCGTTAACAGTACTGGGTAGCTGCCTCCAAGACCCGTTGTGGTACTGGAACACTCTGACGGCGTCCATCGACCCATTGGCCGGAAGCGCCGATTCGTTGAGCCGCAGGGTGTACGTCGCCCGGCTGATGGCAGACGCATTTGCGCCGGAAGTGACGGTCACGTATCCGCGCACACCGTCTTCCTGAACCGCGGCCATGTCGTTCGGCGTAGCGTGTGGGCCGAGCAGTGTCGCGTTGAACCCATCACTTTCGTTGGTTACGTTGAGCGAGAGTGCAGAGAGGGTAAAGGCCGGCGCGGTCTCGGACGGCCCGGAGCGGTTCAGCGACTGGGAGACCGTCGAGTTCGCAGCGTCGGCGGTCACCTGAACAGTGACGCCGTTATCGATTTGCGACAGCGAGATAGCAGGAGCCTCTGCACCGCCGCCGTTGTCGGTCTCGTCGGACTCGTCATTGAAATTGAATCCGCCGCCACCACCGCCTCCGCCGCCACCACCGCCTCCGCCGCCACCGCCGCCTCCACCACCGTCGTCACTATTGCTTTCAGCTTCCACAGCGAGCGTTTCGGTGGTGGCGCTACCAATAGCGAGCGACCGGTTGCTCTCATTGTCAAAGGAGATACTGAAAGAGACAGTTGCCGTCTCACCGCCGGCAATCGGACCGATGGTTTTGGACTTAAGCGTCTGGTTGTTCTCTGTGAGCGCCGCGGTGTAGTTTCCACTCTCTGTACCGACATTTGCGACAGTCGCTGTCACATCTACTGACTCGCCGGTTTCGACGGACTGATTGCTCAGTTTTACGTCGCGAACCTCGAACGTCGCGGGTTGGGTCACTGAAATGTTTCCGCCGGAGTCACTGTTGACCGCCACGTCGTACTCACCGCCACTCTCGAAGACGTAGACGAACGTGACGTTGGTCTGCTGACCGCCCGAAAGCGAGACGTTCGTCGTGTCCACGATGTCGTCGTTGGCCTGCAGTCGAACCGGGGAGGTTCCCGTCTCGTCACCGTTGTTAACGACCGTGGCAGTCACCTCGACGGGCTCGCCTGTTCGAGCGCCCGTCCGGTTCAGTTCGACAGCAGCCGTGTCAAACGCCGCCGGCTCCTTGACCGTGACCGTGCCAGCCCGCTCACCATTGATATCGACTACGTAGTTCCCACTGCTGTTGAAGACGTGTTCGTGCGTGATTTCTCTCGCCTCACCGCCATCCAAGGTCACTTCTCGGCTCTCCACAACGGAACTCGCCACTGAGAAGTTCCCCGTGGCGTTCCCCGCCTGTCCACCGGTGTTCGTTACGGTCGCGCTAAGTTCGACAGCGCCTCCCTGAGTCACAGACTCACTACTGACCGCCGCGTTGCTGATCTCGAACGTCGCCGGGTCAGTCACTGTCACACGGGCTCCGAACTGGTTGTCGACGGCGATAGCTCGCGTCCCCGCATCGCTGAACGACTGGACGAACGTGACGGTCGTTTCCTCGCCGCCGTCGAGTGTCACCGACTGCGTATCTATCGTGGTACCGTCCTCCTGTAACCGCACTTCGGCCGTTCCGGTCTGGTCACCCTCGTTCCGAACAGTCGCGGCGACTGCTATCGGCGCTCCGGTGACGACATCCGTTCGGTTCAGGTCGACAGTGGTGGTTTCGAACGTCGCCGACTCGGACACACGGACCGTCCCGACCCGCTCGCCGTCGAGGTCGATAGCGTACGTTCCCACGGCGGTGAACGGTTCGGTAAACGAGACAGTCGTCGATTCGCCGGGACCTAATCGCAGTTCCGTAGCGTCCGCACGCTCGTCAGCGACCGTAAGCGGGACCTCGTAGGTGCCTGCCTGGTCGCCGGTGTTCGTGACTGTTGCGGTCACCGCAACGCTCTTGACCTCGCTCGCACTCGTCATGTTCAGGGCCCTATCAGAGACCTCGAACGTCGCTGGCTGCTCGACTGTGACTGCCTGAGTCTCGCCGCGAATCTCAAAAGTAAACTCACCAGCCTCATTGAAAGTATGCACGTACGTCGCCGTGCCCCTCTCGTCTGGTTCAAGAGCGATCTCGACAGTGCTAACCCTGTCCTCACCAAGGAAAATACGGACAGGCTTGCTTCCCGAAACGACACCTGTATTCTCCGCAGTGATGTTGAGTGCAGCAGCTCCGCCCTCAGTTATCGTCGTTGTATTTACAGAGGTGTCTGTGACAGTAATATTT
This region includes:
- a CDS encoding CARDB domain-containing protein, producing the protein MGKITGLWLSAMTLLAVVAVSTAPMFGPGVAAASNHETGTSEGPDVKIQDVGLIDTQANTGQKNTPELDLWVTFENTGDMEGKETITVDIGGREVTVIGPDEATVAPDKSRNVTTTYVLETSDGGYIENGEHEVTVNGESAGTLVVDEPNITVTSHAWNTTTVSEGGAVELAVTAENTGAVSGQRDIFTYVDGKSVDAVSFNLEPGESGTEKYAYTFDNPGEYSFGTSNQTRTIAVGDPANLEVSDRELSQSAINEGDSVNITATVENTGDRQGSYAVPFVIDGKTEVRENVTLSGGEKTQVSYIRSFNNVGTYTVGIADKQVGEVEVAPPPVIELQEAELIDTRIDSGQMITPTPRLSIVFENTGGSTGTVPVDIEVGGQKVGIISSSEVTVKPGNKKRVNASYRLETNDGGYVNDGEHEVTVNGEPAGTLIVGRSNITVTDTSVNTTTITEGGAAALNITAENTGVVSGSKPVRIFLGEDRVSTVEIALEPDERGTATYVHTFNEAGEFTFEIRGETQAVTVEQPATFEVSDRALNMTSASEVKSVAVTATVTNTGDQAGTYEVPLTVADERADATELRLGPGESTTVSFTEPFTAVGTYAIDLDGERVGTVRVSESATFETTTVDLNRTDVVTGAPIAVAATVRNEGDQTGTAEVRLQEDGTTIDTQSVTLDGGEETTVTFVQSFSDAGTRAIAVDNQFGARVTVTDPATFEISNAAVSSESVTQGGAVELSATVTNTGGQAGNATGNFSVASSVVESREVTLDGGEAREITHEHVFNSSGNYVVDINGERAGTVTVKEPAAFDTAAVELNRTGARTGEPVEVTATVVNNGDETGTSPVRLQANDDIVDTTNVSLSGGQQTNVTFVYVFESGGEYDVAVNSDSGGNISVTQPATFEVRDVKLSNQSVETGESVDVTATVANVGTESGNYTAALTENNQTLKSKTIGPIAGGETATVSFSISFDNESNRSLAIGSATTETLAVEAESNSDDGGGGGGGGGGGGGGGGGGGGGFNFNDESDETDNGGGAEAPAISLSQIDNGVTVQVTADAANSTVSQSLNRSGPSETAPAFTLSALSLNVTNESDGFNATLLGPHATPNDMAAVQEDGVRGYVTVTSGANASAISRATYTLRLNESALPANGSMDAVRVFQYHNGSWRQLPSTVNATNKSIRATASNLSTIAVVSPAANASTPMTADSSDTNMSTSTPAELTVADASLMADWVRAGFNTSARATVENPTDETAEQTLTVTVDGDPVASRTVRLNAGEQTTVTIEFEAVDGAVAVNGVSAGDLRVGSDTAQSTGGSATDETGESGGGAEPAAETAAASGPGFTVQLAALVLALVAGLTRVYRRV